A portion of the Acidimicrobiia bacterium genome contains these proteins:
- a CDS encoding CTP synthase — protein MTKYVFVTGGVTSSLGKGITAASLGRLLKARGLRVVLQKLDPYINVDPGTMNPFEHGEVFVTDDGGETDLDLGHYERFIGKSLRRDSNVTTGAIYQSVIRKERRGVYLGATVQVIPHITNEIKARIRKLGDDDEVDVVITEVGGTVGDIESLPFLEAIRQIRKDVGQGNTCYIHVTLVPYLSTSEELKTKPTQHSVAELRGRGIHPDVIVARSDRDVDDAVRRKISLFCDVDLDAVINAVDVSNIYAVPLVLHGNGLDDVVCRTLRLETVEPDLTAWRDMVERMDRPSETVEIGIVGKYVGLPDAYLSVVEALRHGGMANGVKVDLRWVASDEVEGLLTDTYLDGLDGILVPGGFGIRGIEGKVQAIRHAREHEIPFLGLCLGLQCAVIEYARSELGYGAASSSEFDPMTPHPVIDLMADQEDVEDKGGTMRLGLYPAKLMPGSLARRLYGEELIYERHRHRYEVTNRYRNDLEAAGLALTGISPDDRLVEIVELPGHPFFIASQFHPELRSRPDDPHPLFVGFVAAALERKRALDKATEAPVSAPEAVHEDARAGHEDARESGH, from the coding sequence TTGACCAAGTACGTCTTCGTCACCGGCGGGGTGACGTCGAGTCTCGGCAAGGGCATCACCGCAGCATCCCTCGGACGACTCCTCAAGGCTCGGGGCCTGCGCGTCGTCCTGCAGAAGCTCGACCCGTACATCAACGTCGATCCAGGCACGATGAACCCGTTCGAGCATGGCGAGGTGTTCGTCACGGACGACGGGGGCGAGACGGATCTCGACCTCGGCCACTACGAGCGGTTCATCGGCAAGAGCCTGCGCCGCGACTCCAACGTCACGACCGGCGCCATCTACCAGTCGGTCATCCGCAAGGAGCGCCGCGGCGTGTACCTGGGCGCCACCGTCCAAGTCATCCCGCACATCACGAACGAGATCAAGGCCCGCATCAGGAAGCTGGGAGACGACGACGAGGTGGACGTCGTCATCACCGAGGTGGGAGGAACGGTCGGCGACATCGAGAGCCTCCCGTTCCTCGAGGCGATCCGCCAGATCCGCAAGGACGTCGGCCAGGGAAACACGTGCTACATCCACGTGACGCTCGTGCCCTACCTGTCGACGAGCGAGGAGCTGAAGACGAAGCCCACGCAGCATTCGGTGGCGGAGCTACGCGGGCGCGGCATCCATCCCGACGTCATCGTCGCCCGATCCGACAGGGACGTCGACGACGCCGTTCGCCGCAAGATCAGCCTGTTCTGCGACGTCGACCTGGACGCCGTCATCAACGCCGTCGACGTTTCCAACATCTACGCAGTCCCGCTCGTCCTCCACGGCAACGGGCTCGACGACGTCGTGTGCCGGACGCTCCGCCTCGAGACGGTCGAGCCGGACCTCACGGCATGGCGGGACATGGTCGAGCGAATGGATCGTCCATCGGAGACGGTCGAGATCGGCATCGTCGGCAAGTACGTCGGGCTCCCGGACGCCTACCTGTCGGTCGTCGAGGCCTTGCGCCACGGCGGGATGGCCAACGGAGTGAAGGTCGACTTGCGTTGGGTGGCGAGCGACGAGGTCGAAGGGCTCCTCACGGACACGTACCTCGACGGGCTCGACGGGATCCTCGTCCCTGGCGGCTTCGGGATCAGGGGAATCGAAGGGAAGGTCCAGGCGATCAGGCACGCCAGAGAACACGAGATCCCCTTCCTCGGGTTGTGCCTCGGTCTGCAGTGCGCCGTCATCGAGTACGCCCGCTCGGAGCTCGGGTACGGAGCCGCATCCAGCTCCGAGTTCGACCCGATGACGCCTCATCCCGTCATAGACCTGATGGCCGACCAGGAAGACGTCGAGGACAAGGGCGGCACGATGCGCCTCGGCCTGTACCCGGCCAAGCTGATGCCGGGTTCGCTGGCTCGCAGGCTCTACGGCGAAGAGCTCATCTACGAACGCCATCGGCACCGTTACGAGGTCACGAACCGCTATCGCAACGATCTCGAAGCGGCCGGCCTGGCGCTCACCGGCATCTCGCCCGACGACCGCCTCGTCGAGATCGTCGAGCTTCCGGGCCACCCGTTCTTCATCGCCTCACAATTCCATCCCGAGCTGCGCTCGCGGCCC